Within Ipomoea triloba cultivar NCNSP0323 chromosome 9, ASM357664v1, the genomic segment AACACCTATCCAAAGAAAAATGCAATGAACAAAAAAGGCACAAATATAACTACgcaaaaaaaaagaaccaaaaGCTACACAAGGATTTGACCCTATACAATAAACATCTACCAAGGTATAATTGAAGCGAAGTGCAAACTCATTAGTCAAAAAATGCTAATGAGAGAAAGTCATTTACCAGTTAAGagtttgaaaaatttaaaagtggAGATCATTTATCTGGGCAATGACTACGCATGGCAAGAATACCCTGTTTCTTAGCGTTCTTATATTGTTAAATCCTTGCCATGCATTGCCATTTTAGTCATTGTCTCTCTACATCCATTATCACATAGCACATACAGGGTAATTAAGTGAGAAAGTAATTTGTGATGCGGagttttttattaattaataattgaaaagCTTATAGAACACTAGTGAAAGAAGGACTTGGGGTTTTTGATTGAAACATTACAAAATGTAGTGTAAGTGATGAAAAAGTTGACAAGAATGAcctatttttttctcatttttttttaattacacaGATCATAGATACAATCTACATCCGGACATTCATGTCGTATTCTAGGAACACCTAGTGTAGACATTCATGTCATGCTCTAGGAACACCTATCCAAAGAAAAATGCAATGAACAAAAAAAAGGCACAAATATAactacgcaaaaaaaaaaaagaaccaaaaGCTACACAAGGATTTGACCCTATACAATAAACATCTACCAAAGTATAATTGAAGCGAAGTGCAAACTCATTAGTCAAAAAATGCTAATAAGAGAAAGTCATTTACCGGTTAAGagtttgaaaaatttaaaagtgaAGGTCATTTATCTGGGCAATGACTACGCATGGCAAGAATGCCTTGTTTCTTAGCGATCTTATATTGTCAAATTCTTGCCATGCATTGTCATTTTAGTCATTGACTCTGTACATCCATTATCACATAGCACATATAGGGTAATTCAGTGAGAAAGTAATTTGTGATGTGGagttttttattaattaataattgaaaagCTTATAGAACACTAGTGAAAGGAGGACTTGGGGTTTTTGATTGAAACATTACAAAATATAGTGTAAGTGATGAAAAAGTTGACAAGAATGACCtacttttttctcatttttttttaattacacaGATCATAGATACAATTCACTTTGTTTTAGGATAGGAGCAGATGTTTATTATGCACGAAGACGTAATAGTTCTGAGTTCTCAAGTTAGATTCCATTTTTACGTATCGTGCATCCATTGTCATGTCTTCTGTAAATTGGGTAATCATTTTTATCCAAAAATTGTATAAGTAAGatgttttttctttgaaaaatacTTTGAACATTTATTATCTACTATGCACGACGAATTCTTTTGAAGTTCACTCCTATGCACGACGAATTCTTTTGAAGTTCACCCTAGAGTCTGTGAACAAAATCATGATGTGATCATGGCGTCAATTTGTTCGCAGAATTTCACCTATTCGTTCTTTTGGCAAATAGCAAGATGTGTGCGTGAGGGAGTtctcttttttaaaattctaaatgtAGATAACggcaaagaataaaaaaaataaacagttGAAGTTTATAAATAGAAATTAGATGTGATGATAGCAAATTCTAATATGTTTCAAGTACCTCAACATATCTCGTCTTTAATCATCGCAACAAGTTCATCAAGTTTCACTTGTGAATGATGATAAGAGTATAATTCCTTTACCCTAGCTATTTGGtctaattttcttcttttcaacGCATCGCTCAACCCTTacaaaacaaataattgtcataaaataaagacaataatatttatacgtaaaaataatagttattgaatatataaaataagattaaaatattactttagTCTAGGAgaaatatgataatttaatgATGTTCCTCCTACATTACTCTCTTTGAATGGACTTTGACGAATATGATAACATACAGCAAATCTACCAAACGATGCTTCATTACTAGCTACTGCAGTATTGAGGAAGGAAAACAATGCTTCATTACTAGCTATTGCAGTATTGAGGAAGGAAATTGTATGACtacattttgaaaacaataggCGAGTAagctattagaaaaataaatttgttcacCAACCGTTGTTTGCAATAACGACTCATTttctaaacaaacaaaaaggatCAGGACTTAGACAATTCTCTAGAATGATTATTAACACATTAATTagagtaaatcaataatttaaaacaacaaataaatcaaaatttgtatataataaaatgtaaagattattataaataatttgaatttaagTTACGCTTAGTAATTTGAATTTGTAGAGAGTATATATtctgtattattatgatttgtaattttaatatagaatattatattatgaataggaaagtagggaaatattctattaggaattgtattagcaTATTTTACCATATTAGCAAActaattttaatgtacaattgtagtacgaaatTGTattgacatattttaaaatatttcgcaaaatatgagtgttttggacgggaagtgaaaatggaggattttatttttattaatagtataaattattattattactttatggGTACTCTCAAGAATCATTCCCTACTCACCGTTATCTATTTTGAGTTATGAAtatgtgaaatttgaaattttaaatatactttGACTGGAGTCAAATGAGTGGTCTATCATTCAATATAATGcatcaaaatatcaaatttatgcCAATTTTCAACCTCCAAAAccttagaataaataaataaagcaataggccaaaaagaaaagaacacTTTATCCTCCAAGACTACTTAAATGCAACATTCAAAACCAATAGGAAACCTATttagtgtagtatctgtttatagaTAGCCAACGCCCCCATTGGGGatcaaacttgtgacctctcacttaaaAAGGTCACAATTATGCCACTTCACCACAAGGCCTTTGATTATACTTATTATAAACTCATAATCAGACATTCACACTTTCAACAAACATTCTTTAGCACATTTCTTTACTTATATCATGCTTCTCTTTGTTCCTTATTATAATCCAAGTGGTTTACCGTGCATTTTTCTCCACTAACTAACATTGATTATTATGAACtatatttaactattttaacataaactaaaactaaGCACATTAAACTAACTTGGACACTATATGCTgctcaaaatttcaaaatttcaaatatagTTCGACCGAAGTTAAATGGGTGCGTGTTGGTAGATCCCATTTAATATAATGCATCAAAACGTTAGAcaattttattatgatttgaAAGTCATCCCAAATTAGTTAATTAGttcacatatttatttattcttgtatattatttaaattgagAGGATGAACAATAGACCACTAATTAACTACTTGGCAAACTAGCAAATTAAAGTTTGAAGCCCCTCTTGAATTAAATTAAGGTTTGATTTTTCTTAATTGTGATGgcattatattttcctttcttataGAGGAAATGTAGTCTTATAGAGTGTTGCTAAATATCATTGTTAAGTAtattaaatcattaattaatgattaataattgttgtctagttaattaattagtgaATTTGGATACTCATTATTACCAGCCCAAAAGGTCATTATATTATTACGTGCGATAACATTGTTACGTTGATATGTATATTATGATGCAGCAGATGACCATAGGTAAATGGTGCAATACAACTATTTATTTATACGAATttcgtctatatatatatatatatatatatatatatatatatatatatatatatatatatctaaaaacttaataagtctcaatcaaagttatatccttgatttatgtccctctttctatatgctaataaatttgtacattttactttaaatgttgtacacttcaatattattagacaaaattgtccttactacattgttgttatacaaaactacccttacaccgttagtTTTTAgctccatcattattatcatacacctatatctataatatcattttcctatttcttaattatcattttagtaaaatcattatataattaatttaatggttgattatattttaattaaatttctatacatggtaaatcatatatgtgtgtgtataaaatacatatactttatttgtgtatataattagaattaaaaattttaattatttatatttattaatgttttaatattgggcatgaactTTCGCGCATCGAGCGtacaaatactagtatatatatatatatgatattatgatGCAATGCTATATTAGAACTCATGTTTTCTCTCATCAATATCTGTTGAGTATTAGTTTTTTTATCTATTGCAGCCCAAATAGTCAATACTCCACCACGAGGGCCCTCAAGGAGAGTCACAGAAGTCTCAATTGAACACAAGGTGCTTGGTAAATTATAGAAAGATCAGAgagataattaataataatatataaaagccaaatctgTATACAAGCATGTCTCATATATCAAACTCACATTCATACATAcatagatacattatttgagaaGGTGTTTACTCTTTATTATCATTTTCCACACTCAACTTGTCCataacataattataatatGCATTATGAGCTGCCCTATTAAGTGCAGTATATTTTTTCCCCTTGAATTTGCTCTTTCCTGCAAACTCACCATTCACATAGACATGAATCTCTCCAGTCTCTTCCCACGCATCCACTGTTTCCACTTTCCACCCTCTCTTCTGGCATATCTCGTAGAACTTGGACACCGGGTGCTGCTCAAGATTCGTCGGGGTAATCATAGGCTGCAACAAACTCTTCACTATCTGTATGTATACatcatcaaacaaatttaaaaaccaGACATTATATTAAGAACACTTGTTTAGAACATCATGGTAATCATCATATGACAGCCTAGGAGAAGAGCAGAAACGAACCGGCCATGTTGTGTCTGTTGAGCAGCCTGAGTCGATGTATACTGCTCCCACCAATGACTCAACAATGTCTGCTAAGGCCTTGGGAGGATCAATTAGTCCTGCTGAATGAAAGGGGTACTCTGATGCAGCCTTTTTAAAGGTGTTAACCTATATATATGAGCAAAATCAATTTCAATGATTCaatttgaacagatactacaatgtttGAAGATGAAGTTGGGATTCATAACCCCAGGCTGCAGCCATGAATCAATGACATAAGTGCTGTTTCTGGAAGATGATACATGATTTACTGGTGGCCTGGGATTCATAACCCCATTTAGGATTCAATCACAAGTTCATGACATCTTGATTGGTCTTTTGGAAGATCATACATGATATACATGTGGGGTTCATAACCCCATCTAAGATTCAAACACATCTTGTTTTGGGAATTAGATCTATCATATTATACACACAGGCCAGGTGAGATTGTGAACTTAAAACATTAATAtcttaacaaattaaacaagtaaaaaccAAGGTGTTATTATGCCTAAAGGCTATATATCCATAACCCAAAAATTGTATCTAGCTATTTTCGATCAGATGCTCATAGAGGTTTTTTTATTGAATGGCGAGGAAAACCCAAAACCACTTTCTGAGAAGTGtgtagggatgtcaacggggcggggGGCATacccccatccccgcccccgacTTTTTCTATGATCCCCATCCCTGTCCCCGTCCCCGCCGGGGAAGGGAAAAATCTCCCCATTCCCATCTCCACGGggattattcggggacggggaatccccgaccccatttgtaatttataaaaaaaataaaaatatatacactcattttcaagaaaagaaaatcacaaTGCAAGTAAATCCAAAAGCAAGTAAATTAATGgctagaatatttttaaaaattatatatatatatatatatatatatatatatatatatatatcacatatacgTGATGTATTGTTGTGTGACTTAGTGGCTTACTagctaattaatataaatacatattatatagatatacatgttgtgtattaattaattatatacttactacttaattaaatatttaaatctattaattatatatatatatatatatatatatatatatatatatatattcgggggcggggcggggagggtactccccatccccatccccgtccgGGAATTAAATATTCTCCCCATCCACGTCCCCATCGGGGCGGGGAGTCGGATTCCCCGTCGGGTACGGgtacaattgacatccctagaAGTCTGCATTGTCTGTGTAAACCAACCTTATGATAGTTAAACCAGTCTAGTTTTTCATGTACAATAACTTAGCTAGGGTTCAACCTTGTAACTTTGGTTACTCCAAATATTATTCTCATAACAAGAATTCAACactaaacttttaattaatcTAGTATTAATGAAACCAAAGACACTTATCCCACAGATGCAAGGATCTATTCATAAGTCCAAGGTTGTAGGTTTGATCAATGATCAATATGTGATAATAATGAGGGAAATTACTCCAAACCTTAGACTTTGTCTATGTGGAGTAGTGTAGACCCAGAAATTTATAATATTCTTACTTACGTTGTAGCTTTCTGTTGAAATATTTTAAGGAAAAACTGAATAAACAAGATGGAGAGCAAGTAggcaattaaaaattaaattgacaaattaaaaccGACTTACTTGACCCTCAAGAAGGGGCTTCCTATGCCGTAAATACTTATGCAAATTATATTTGATAGCCACGCGGGCTAACTTCTCGGTATCGACGTTAAAAGCGCGGAGGGGAGTCAACTTCCCGGGCGGAAGCTCCGGATAGAGGAAATAATGCTCTTTCGTGATCAACTGATTCAGCACCGAATCTCCCATGTATTCCAACCTCTCGTACGAACACTCGCTCCGGTAGGACGAATGCGTGAAGGCTTGTCGCAGCAAGTTCGGATCGTTGAATTTGTACCCTACGATTTCCTCCACCTCTTCTAGATTCTTCTTCCAAGCCTCCTCCTCGTCCTCGTCGCCGTCTTTCTCGCCGCCGCGGCTTTCGGCGGCGGCGGCTACTTGTTTCTCTCCGCCGGCGACTGTTTCGTCTTCGCCGGATGATTGAAGCCCTAGAGAAGAGTCGTCGGCGGGAGATTCTTCTCGTTTGAGTTGTTGTTCCTCCATGGAATCGATCGAAGACCTCTCGGGGAAAGTACGTAGAAGACTAGAGAAGTTTTCAGGATTTTGGTTTTCGGCTATTGTCGTGCACGTCTCGAGTCTATATATAGAGGGTAGGCGGCATGGGgacaaatttatataattaaacgttgattattgcaatttgcaaaattttcctaaaaggaaagcaataataaataaaattttggaaataCTTGGGGATGTTTAATTTGGTGCCAATATTGAAATCATAATTATGATTGGAGtaggttttaacttttaagaacAACAATctttttgtttgatttgatATAAAAAGgcattgaaattattaaaaatttgcaTACCATTAAacgaatgaaaaaaaaaagttaaatcataaattttaaaaggtgTACCTTGAGTGCAATTAAAGTTCATATTTAGTGCAATGAATGATATCGTTAAATGGACTTTATACTAATCTTGAGCATATATTTCATATTATTGCTATGTGAATTTTAAAGACAAATCATAAATAGTGAATTTGTGAATCTATAaaccaaatttaaaaagctaaattataaactaaacaaagaaaattaaactaTAGTCCTTGATTTCTAAATAACATTTTGGAATTATATTTCCACTTTTTTAAGAGATCAAGACACaagggagtaatatttttgaaagtgCATGCATGCATCGCACTTTTTCCACAAATGAAgtactttctttcttctttatgGAGATGTCTGTCCGTCTGCGTGATTGGAAAACGGTGAATGACTGTGACTTGAGCGTAAAGAAACAGTAGTCTGTCTTCAAATCTGCCCTATCTTGTGCACCAAACAACAAATAGTCAATTGTCATCAATGTACAATGAACAATGCTCCTGCAGGTTGCCTTGGAAAGATGAAAGGTTCCGTCCTGGCCTGCTATAATAGAAAGAACTCATTTGGGACATGTAATTAAGGTCAGAAACGCATGTCTCATTTGCgttctattttgtatttttttgaatacagaATTCAAACGCAAGTCACAGTCAACCGGCATTTGACGTATAAACGCATGTACCACTTGcgttttattaaataataataataataattggtcGCCAGCAgtgacccttttttttttttttttaaataaaaacgcAAGTGATACATGCGTTTGACGTCAAACGCAAGTCCCACTTACATTTGGATTctatattccaaaaaaaaaaatagaacgcAAATGGTACATGCGTTTCTGACCTCAAACGCATGTCCCAAGTGAATTTTTCCTACTTTTGTCAACTTTTTATTTCGTTTCTATTTTTGTCAATTCCTTTGCATGCAATCCATTCTGTCTTTAACCTGCTAAGTGCTATCTAGTAACATATCATCTTTGACAATTCCATAAAAATTCTACTACATGAACTCCCAAATCTTActctctaaattttattttctgataTGATGGACACTCATAAACTACTTTTTTTTATGT encodes:
- the LOC116028647 gene encoding ribonuclease 3-like protein 3; the protein is MEEQQLKREESPADDSSLGLQSSGEDETVAGGEKQVAAAAESRGGEKDGDEDEEEAWKKNLEEVEEIVGYKFNDPNLLRQAFTHSSYRSECSYERLEYMGDSVLNQLITKEHYFLYPELPPGKLTPLRAFNVDTEKLARVAIKYNLHKYLRHRKPLLEGQVNTFKKAASEYPFHSAGLIDPPKALADIVESLVGAVYIDSGCSTDTTWPIVKSLLQPMITPTNLEQHPVSKFYEICQKRGWKVETVDAWEETGEIHVYVNGEFAGKSKFKGKKYTALNRAAHNAYYNYVMDKLSVENDNKE